One segment of Alistipes finegoldii DSM 17242 DNA contains the following:
- a CDS encoding sulfatase family protein, whose translation MTRIHYRLPALLCGSLAAAGVTAADGKNKGADPKRPNILVLIADDISRDDFGCYGHPVIRTPNIDSLAASGVRFTNAILTTSSSSPSRASILTGRYPHNTGACELHSPIGAEQVTVAGALKAAGYYTAQAGKWHFGDSSAIPAGPVLHDFDRTGGGSNDGGGPSGAERWVEYLRDRPADRPFFMWFASHDAHRGWDDDRSLERYSPENVVLPRFFVDDYPSREDFASYYYEVSRFDRFVGEVVAELRRQGVFDDTFIVVMADNGRPFARAKTRLLPDGIHTPFVVRYPAGMRAKAEVCNSLVSVVDLAPTLTDIAGVATPRAFQGRSFASLLAHPDRKFRTYAFAEHNWHDFEACERMVCTERYLLIENARPWLSAVGAADVVNSASGRSLFEAYAAGRLDSLQADIFITPRPSVELYDYRADPEQLENLAAGKSAVTAKLLAVLRKWQAETGDTTPDSLTPDWRSRETARKLPAFGERREMPGKAAGAALITAPGPF comes from the coding sequence ATGACACGAATACATTATCGCTTGCCGGCGCTGCTTTGCGGATCGCTGGCGGCCGCCGGCGTGACTGCCGCCGACGGCAAAAACAAAGGCGCTGATCCGAAACGCCCGAACATCTTGGTGCTGATCGCCGACGACATTTCCCGCGACGATTTCGGATGTTACGGACATCCGGTTATCCGCACGCCCAACATCGACTCCCTCGCAGCCTCCGGAGTGCGCTTTACCAACGCCATCCTGACGACCAGTTCGAGCAGTCCGAGCCGCGCGAGCATCCTTACGGGGCGTTATCCCCACAACACGGGGGCCTGCGAACTCCATTCGCCGATCGGTGCGGAGCAGGTTACCGTCGCCGGAGCGCTGAAAGCGGCGGGGTATTATACGGCGCAGGCCGGAAAGTGGCATTTCGGCGATTCGTCGGCGATCCCCGCAGGGCCGGTACTGCATGATTTCGACCGGACGGGAGGCGGCTCCAACGACGGGGGCGGTCCCAGCGGGGCCGAACGCTGGGTGGAATACCTGCGCGACCGGCCTGCCGACCGGCCCTTTTTTATGTGGTTCGCATCTCACGATGCCCACCGCGGCTGGGATGACGACCGTTCGCTGGAACGCTATAGCCCCGAAAACGTTGTCTTACCGCGCTTCTTTGTCGATGATTACCCTTCACGGGAGGATTTCGCCAGCTACTATTACGAAGTGTCGCGCTTCGACCGTTTCGTCGGCGAGGTCGTCGCCGAACTCCGGCGTCAGGGCGTTTTCGACGACACGTTCATCGTCGTCATGGCCGACAACGGCCGTCCCTTCGCCCGTGCCAAGACACGGCTTCTACCCGATGGCATCCACACGCCTTTTGTCGTCCGTTATCCGGCCGGAATGCGTGCCAAAGCGGAGGTTTGCAACAGCTTGGTGAGCGTTGTCGATCTCGCTCCGACGCTCACCGACATTGCGGGCGTCGCAACGCCCCGCGCATTCCAAGGACGCAGTTTCGCATCCCTGCTTGCTCATCCCGACCGCAAATTCCGTACATACGCTTTCGCCGAACACAACTGGCACGATTTCGAAGCCTGCGAACGGATGGTCTGCACGGAACGCTACCTGCTGATCGAAAATGCCCGCCCGTGGTTGAGTGCCGTAGGGGCGGCGGACGTTGTGAACAGCGCTTCGGGACGCTCGCTGTTCGAGGCCTATGCCGCAGGCCGGCTGGATTCGCTTCAGGCCGACATATTCATCACGCCGCGCCCTTCGGTCGAGCTGTACGACTATCGCGCCGATCCGGAACAGCTGGAGAATCTCGCCGCCGGGAAATCCGCCGTAACGGCGAAGCTGCTTGCCGTACTGCGGAAATGGCAGGCAGAAACAGGCGACACGACGCCCGACAGCCTGACCCCCGACTGGCGTTCGCGGGAAACGGCCCGAAAACTCCCGGCATTCGGGGAGCGCCGCGAGATGCCGGGAAAAGCTGCCGGAGCCGCCCTGATTACCGCTCCCGGACCATTTTAG